From a single Aquarana catesbeiana isolate 2022-GZ linkage group LG09, ASM4218655v1, whole genome shotgun sequence genomic region:
- the LOC141108973 gene encoding olfactory receptor 6M1-like, translating into MLSVKHNNETVIKEFLLIGFSILKETRFYLFIIISVIYVVTLTANVFIIIIVKSERRLQKPMYFFIGGLSFLDIWYPSVTVPRLLWSLKTKEEAISPAGCMAQFYFHFSLGATEIFLLTVMAYDRYVAICNPLYYLIIISPKVCTILILGSWACGFLAVITPCVQIANLSFCRENQIDHYYCDLAPLLKLSCSETSGIEKLFFCLSLLIILGCFFLIIISYICIIQTTLMFPTAFGRRKTFSTFASHLIVVLLFYGTIIFMFVRPSTGGLMHLNKIVSIIPSIVTPLLNPIIYTLRNQEVHNAMKKTVQRCFPI; encoded by the coding sequence ATGTTGTCAGTAAAACATAACAACGAAACAGTCATAAAAGAATTTCTTCTCATTGGATTCTCCATTCTGAAAGAGACAAGATTTTATCTCTTCATAATAATTTCAGTTATATATGTTGTTACATTAACAGCCAATGTCTTTATTATTATCATTGTCAAAAGTGAAAGACGTCTTCAGAAACCTATGTACTTCTTCATTGGTGGACTTTCCTTCCTTGATATCTGGTATCCTTCAGTCACTGTCCCCAGGCTCTTGTGGTCTCTTAAAACTAAAGAAGAAGCAATATCCCCAGCTGGGTGCATGGCacaattttatttccatttttctcTTGGAGCAACTGAAATCTTCCTCCTTACCGTGATGGCTTATGATCGTTATGTGGCCATCTGCAACCCTCTTTACTATTTAATTATTATAAGTCCTAAGGTTTGCACCATACTCATACTTGGGTCCTGGGCCTGTGGATTTCTTGCAGTGATTACTCCATGTGTACAGATTGCAAACCTTTCATTTTGTCGGGAGAACCAAATTGATCATTACTACTGTGACTTGGCCCCCTTGCTTAAACTGTCTTGCTCAGAGACTTCGGGCATTGAAAAACTGTTTTTCTGTCTTAGCTTGTTAATAATATTGGGATGTTTTTTCCTAATTATTATCTCTTATATTTGTATTATACAAACAACTCTGATGTTTCCAACAGCTTTTGGAAGACGCAAAACATTTTCTACTTTTGCCTCACACCTTattgttgttttgctgttttatggCACCATCATCTTTATGTTTGTCAGACCCAGCACTGGTGGCCTCATGCACCTTAATAAAATAGTTTCCATCATCCCATCAATAGTAACTCCTCTTTTAAACCCAATTATCTACACTTTG